A genomic stretch from Paraburkholderia dioscoreae includes:
- a CDS encoding aspartate aminotransferase family protein — MSLNNDAAFWRNARQHLIRYGGTFEPMIIERAQGSFVYDADGRAILDFTSGQMSAVLGHSHPDIVSVINEYAGKLDHLFSGMLSRPVVDLATRLAEITPDGLDRALLLSTGAESNEAAIRMAKLVTGKYEIVGFAQSWHGMTGGAASATYSAGRKGVGPAAVGSFAIPAPFPYRPRFERNGQYDYLAELDYAFDLIDRQSSGNLAAFIAEPILSSGGIIELPEGYMAALKRKCEERGMLLILDEAQTGIGRTGTMFACQRDGVTPDILTLSKTLGAGLPLAAVVTSAQIEERAHELGYLFYTTHVSDPLPAAVGLRVLDVVEREGLVARANLMGERLRRGLLDLMERFECIGDIRGRGLLLGMEIVKDRRTKEPADGLGAKITRECMNLGLSMNIVQLPGMGGVFRIAPPLTVHEDEIDLGLALLGQAIERSL, encoded by the coding sequence GTGTCCCTGAACAATGACGCAGCGTTCTGGCGCAACGCCAGGCAGCACCTTATCCGCTACGGCGGTACTTTCGAGCCGATGATCATCGAGCGCGCACAGGGCAGCTTCGTCTATGACGCGGACGGTCGCGCGATCCTGGACTTCACCTCGGGGCAGATGAGCGCGGTGCTTGGGCACAGCCATCCGGACATCGTGTCGGTCATCAACGAATACGCCGGCAAGCTCGACCACCTGTTCAGCGGCATGCTTTCGCGGCCCGTGGTCGATCTCGCGACCCGCCTGGCTGAGATCACGCCTGACGGACTCGACCGGGCACTGTTGCTCAGTACGGGAGCGGAGTCGAACGAGGCCGCCATCCGCATGGCGAAACTGGTCACCGGTAAATATGAAATCGTCGGTTTCGCGCAGTCGTGGCACGGCATGACAGGCGGGGCGGCATCCGCAACCTACAGCGCCGGTCGCAAGGGCGTCGGTCCGGCTGCCGTCGGCTCGTTTGCGATCCCCGCTCCGTTCCCGTACCGGCCGCGTTTCGAGCGCAACGGTCAATACGATTACCTGGCGGAACTGGACTACGCATTCGACCTCATCGATCGTCAGTCGAGCGGCAACCTCGCGGCCTTCATTGCAGAGCCGATTCTCAGTTCCGGCGGAATCATCGAGTTGCCGGAAGGCTACATGGCTGCGCTGAAGCGCAAATGCGAGGAGCGCGGCATGCTGCTGATCCTCGACGAAGCGCAAACCGGCATCGGTCGCACCGGCACGATGTTCGCCTGTCAGCGCGACGGCGTCACACCCGATATTCTCACCCTGTCGAAAACGCTCGGCGCCGGCCTGCCGCTCGCGGCCGTCGTGACCTCCGCACAGATAGAAGAGCGGGCTCATGAATTGGGTTACCTGTTCTATACGACCCATGTGTCCGATCCGCTTCCCGCAGCCGTCGGTCTGCGGGTGCTGGATGTGGTCGAGCGTGAAGGGCTGGTTGCGCGTGCGAACCTGATGGGCGAACGACTCAGGCGCGGCCTGCTGGACCTGATGGAACGCTTCGAGTGCATCGGCGACATTCGCGGACGAGGGCTGCTACTCGGCATGGAGATCGTCAAGGACCGCCGCACGAAGGAACCGGCGGATGGACTTGGCGCAAAGATTACCCGCGAGTGCATGAACCTCGGGCTCAGCATGAATATCGTGCAGTTGCCCGGTATGGGCGGCGTCTTCCGGATCGCCCCTCCGTTGACCGTCCACGAAGATGAAATCGACCTCGGGCTGGCGCTGCTCGGGCAGGCAATCGAGCGCTCGCTGTGA
- a CDS encoding GH92 family glycosyl hydrolase, whose protein sequence is MLKKIRNGAVGIAISLIFAACGGSNSAPSPSSSSGGSQPSSPSGGGTSTSGGGSSTPPVEASLTQYVNPLIGTAPGTSPTPTAHGAGGNTLPAAGLPSGMVQWGPDTNTTPASSSTAEPGSPPGYYYDLNSIAGFSLTHMSGTGGQGNNGEIPFVATTTLANLTPTFSHANEMAKPGYYAVALDNSVKVELTATLRTGFGRFTFPANGPEFIRIDTTHTNTLTATTGAVTQVSSTALSGYTVGGNFEGAASRVPVYFYAEFNQPILSTSTVSSGVATLSFAPGAPVLVKVGVSYVSMANAKLNLDTENAGWDFDAVKNAADTAWNQRLHSIVVTPGSTTSMTNFYTALYHALWAPSIFSDVNGQYLGFDGTPHTVVSGQNAQYSGFSNWDVYRSQMPLRAMLYPTETGDMVQSLLNDADQCGAIPRWVNDNYDSGTMVGDGGTNIVATAYAFGSHNFDTTGALNHIMAQLNTNNLAVCKNASGTTIGVNGGRSTYLKFGYITSGETAIASSSLEYNQTDFAASQFAAALGNAWMAKQALGRSAGWQYSINTASTPPLLEARSTNGAYANETQTSTDNYDQGSAEQYTWMVPWNLTGLVNLLGGNSTVQTRLDSLRTALNAGNGAANLYIGNEPSFAIPWVYNWAGAPSKTADLIKDIVTTQFAATPGGLPGNDDMGAMSSWYIWAMIGMYPEVPGVAGFALHSPQVSAATITLENGKTITISAAGAPNSNYVQSLQVNGKAVNTPWLSFSDVANGGSLVYGMGASASSWGTDASDLPPSFGLPEYASIADAYNNQGFSLNGSIANTGLGAAFDGSLNSYSSTALAGVIGASGTVTTLGATFSLPVNLTKNQQALDNVVVAGQTIDMPAGSTGSSLVFLGASGNGPSTGTVVVNYTDGSSTSASLTLDDGTLNGGGGTLTNTVVAMMPYRNTPTGSQDNTKSYLFSQAVAINPGKTVKSVTLPVNVSAGKMHIFGIAVAA, encoded by the coding sequence ATGTTAAAAAAAATACGGAATGGAGCCGTAGGGATAGCCATATCCTTAATATTTGCGGCATGCGGAGGCTCGAACAGCGCGCCGTCGCCTTCTTCGTCGTCGGGTGGATCGCAACCATCTTCGCCTTCGGGCGGCGGCACGTCCACCTCGGGCGGCGGCTCGTCGACCCCACCGGTTGAGGCGTCGCTGACACAGTACGTCAACCCGTTGATCGGCACGGCGCCGGGCACCTCGCCGACGCCGACGGCACATGGCGCGGGCGGCAACACGCTGCCGGCGGCCGGGTTGCCGTCGGGCATGGTGCAGTGGGGCCCCGATACCAACACGACGCCGGCGTCGAGCAGCACCGCCGAACCCGGCTCGCCGCCGGGCTACTACTACGACCTCAACTCGATCGCGGGTTTCAGCCTGACCCACATGAGCGGCACGGGCGGCCAGGGCAACAACGGCGAAATCCCGTTCGTCGCGACCACCACGCTCGCCAACCTGACGCCGACGTTCTCGCACGCGAACGAGATGGCGAAGCCGGGTTATTACGCCGTGGCGCTCGACAACTCGGTGAAAGTCGAGCTGACCGCAACGCTGCGTACGGGCTTTGGGCGCTTTACGTTCCCGGCGAACGGTCCTGAGTTCATCCGGATCGACACCACGCACACCAACACGCTGACGGCAACGACGGGCGCCGTTACGCAGGTGTCGAGCACCGCGTTATCAGGCTATACGGTGGGCGGTAACTTCGAAGGCGCGGCGAGCCGCGTGCCGGTCTATTTCTACGCCGAGTTCAACCAGCCGATCTTGTCCACATCGACGGTCAGCAGCGGCGTCGCGACCCTGTCCTTCGCGCCGGGCGCGCCGGTGCTCGTCAAGGTCGGCGTCTCGTACGTCAGCATGGCGAACGCGAAGCTCAATCTCGACACCGAAAACGCCGGCTGGGACTTCGACGCGGTCAAGAACGCCGCCGACACGGCCTGGAACCAGCGCCTGCACTCGATCGTCGTCACGCCGGGCTCGACCACGTCGATGACGAACTTCTACACCGCGCTCTACCACGCGCTGTGGGCGCCGAGCATTTTCAGCGACGTGAACGGCCAGTATCTGGGCTTCGACGGCACGCCCCATACGGTGGTCAGCGGCCAGAACGCGCAGTACTCCGGCTTCTCGAACTGGGACGTCTATCGTTCGCAGATGCCGCTGCGCGCGATGCTGTATCCGACCGAGACCGGCGACATGGTGCAGTCGCTGCTGAACGATGCGGATCAGTGCGGCGCCATTCCGCGCTGGGTCAACGACAATTACGACTCCGGCACGATGGTCGGCGACGGCGGCACGAACATCGTCGCGACCGCGTATGCATTCGGGTCGCACAACTTCGACACGACAGGTGCGCTGAACCACATCATGGCGCAGTTGAACACGAACAACCTGGCGGTCTGCAAGAACGCGTCCGGCACGACGATCGGCGTGAACGGCGGCCGCTCGACGTATCTGAAGTTCGGCTACATCACGTCGGGAGAAACCGCGATTGCGTCGTCGAGCCTCGAATACAACCAGACCGACTTCGCCGCATCGCAGTTCGCGGCCGCGCTCGGCAACGCGTGGATGGCGAAGCAGGCGCTGGGCCGCTCGGCCGGCTGGCAGTATTCGATCAACACGGCGTCCACGCCGCCGCTGCTCGAAGCACGCTCGACGAACGGCGCATACGCGAACGAAACCCAGACCAGTACCGACAACTACGATCAGGGTAGCGCGGAGCAGTACACATGGATGGTGCCCTGGAACCTGACCGGCCTCGTGAATCTGCTCGGTGGCAACAGCACGGTACAGACACGACTCGACTCGCTGCGCACCGCGCTCAATGCCGGCAATGGCGCGGCGAACCTGTACATCGGCAACGAGCCTTCGTTCGCGATTCCGTGGGTGTACAACTGGGCCGGCGCGCCGTCGAAGACGGCCGATCTGATCAAGGACATCGTCACGACGCAGTTTGCGGCGACGCCGGGCGGCCTGCCGGGCAACGACGACATGGGTGCGATGTCGAGCTGGTACATATGGGCGATGATCGGCATGTATCCGGAGGTTCCGGGCGTGGCGGGTTTCGCGCTGCATAGCCCGCAGGTCTCAGCGGCGACGATCACGCTCGAGAACGGCAAGACGATCACGATCAGCGCAGCCGGCGCGCCGAACTCGAACTACGTGCAGTCGCTGCAGGTGAACGGCAAGGCGGTCAATACGCCGTGGCTGTCGTTCTCCGACGTGGCGAACGGCGGGTCGCTGGTCTATGGGATGGGCGCCTCGGCTTCCTCCTGGGGCACGGACGCGTCGGATCTGCCGCCGTCATTCGGTCTGCCCGAGTACGCGAGCATCGCCGACGCGTATAACAACCAGGGCTTCAGTCTGAACGGCAGCATTGCGAATACCGGCCTCGGCGCGGCATTCGACGGAAGCCTGAACAGTTATTCATCGACGGCGCTGGCAGGCGTGATCGGAGCGTCGGGCACCGTGACGACACTCGGCGCGACGTTCTCGCTACCGGTCAATCTCACGAAGAACCAGCAGGCGCTCGACAACGTGGTCGTGGCCGGTCAGACGATCGACATGCCAGCGGGTTCGACGGGTTCGAGCCTCGTGTTTCTCGGCGCGTCGGGCAACGGGCCGAGCACGGGCACGGTGGTGGTCAACTACACCGATGGCAGTAGCACGTCCGCCTCGCTGACGCTGGACGACGGCACGTTGAACGGCGGCGGCGGCACGTTGACGAACACGGTCGTGGCGATGATGCCCTATCGCAACACCCCGACGGGCAGCCAGGACAACACGAAGAGCTACCTGTTCTCGCAGGCGGTCGCGATCAATCCAGGCAAGACCGTGAAGAGCGTGACGCTGCCCGTTAACGTCAGCGCCGGGAAGATGCATATCTTCGGCATCGCGGTGGCTGCGTAA
- a CDS encoding alpha/beta hydrolase family protein: MTQIFSDALHEQLGMWPIAYIPYGGADFGEVRSVARAIGDGDDNAFYDAWTEAADRMMDEGRVAEAHGHRISAREYYLRAACFYAKAFHPHFGYPVDPRIFESSRWQIDAFNRALALGDDPVEPVRIPFEASSMLAYVITAQGRPNERRPLLILTNGYDGTITDPFFASAVAASRRGYHCLIFDGPGQGTTLIDQGIHMRPDWETVIRAVVDFALTLPNVDSSRIVSSGWSLGGYLSPRAASGEPRLAACVADPAQSCIADGFRAYAIKLGATPEQAAQLSLLPDALIERMEEIIAHDRKLTWSFLKRGYWVNGASNLREYLASVEQFTMSGRIENIQCPTLFTLAEDDPLASGTQAFFDALRCPKKLLRFNKAQGAGDHCEMTNRSLLNRKVLDWLDEVL; this comes from the coding sequence GTGACCCAAATCTTCAGCGATGCCCTGCATGAGCAACTCGGAATGTGGCCGATAGCGTATATACCCTACGGCGGCGCCGATTTCGGCGAAGTCCGGAGTGTGGCGCGGGCGATAGGCGACGGCGACGACAATGCCTTTTACGACGCGTGGACAGAGGCGGCGGACAGGATGATGGACGAAGGGCGCGTCGCCGAGGCGCATGGACACCGGATCAGCGCCCGCGAGTATTACCTGCGCGCGGCGTGTTTCTATGCGAAGGCCTTCCATCCTCATTTTGGCTATCCCGTGGATCCGCGGATCTTCGAATCTTCGCGGTGGCAGATCGACGCATTCAATCGGGCACTGGCGCTCGGCGATGATCCGGTCGAGCCGGTTCGCATTCCGTTCGAAGCGTCGTCGATGCTCGCGTATGTCATCACTGCGCAGGGCCGGCCAAACGAACGCCGTCCCCTGCTTATCCTGACCAACGGCTACGACGGAACCATTACGGACCCGTTCTTCGCATCGGCGGTTGCGGCTTCACGGCGCGGATACCACTGCCTGATTTTCGACGGCCCGGGACAGGGAACCACACTTATCGACCAGGGCATCCACATGCGTCCGGATTGGGAGACCGTGATCAGGGCTGTTGTGGATTTCGCGCTAACGCTGCCTAACGTCGACTCGAGCCGTATCGTATCGAGCGGCTGGAGCCTTGGCGGTTATCTTTCACCGCGCGCCGCATCTGGTGAGCCCCGTCTCGCCGCGTGCGTGGCCGATCCCGCGCAGTCTTGCATTGCCGATGGCTTTCGCGCATACGCCATCAAACTGGGGGCGACGCCCGAACAGGCGGCTCAGCTTAGCTTGCTTCCAGACGCATTGATCGAGCGCATGGAAGAAATAATCGCCCACGACCGGAAGCTGACCTGGAGCTTTTTGAAGCGTGGATATTGGGTGAATGGAGCGAGCAATCTGCGTGAGTATCTTGCATCCGTAGAGCAATTCACGATGTCTGGACGCATCGAAAACATTCAATGCCCGACGCTTTTTACGCTGGCCGAAGATGATCCGCTCGCGAGCGGAACGCAGGCATTCTTCGACGCGTTGCGCTGCCCCAAAAAACTGCTTCGTTTCAACAAGGCCCAAGGCGCAGGGGATCATTGCGAAATGACCAATCGCTCTCTTCTTAACCGGAAGGTGCTCGACTGGCTAGACGAGGTGTTATAG
- a CDS encoding LysR family transcriptional regulator, with protein sequence MDRLTSMAIFVKAAESGSFAAAALAFGISSQMAGRHVIALEERVGAPLLARTTRRQSLTEIGQIFYERCKALLADAEAAESVAMDFSASPRGRLRVTAPVTFGSCCLAPLITRYLRSNPEVQVDLTLTDRFVDLVDEGYEVAIRLGPLSDSSMIAKPLMPYRLLACASPAYLKERGEPRTPEALARHECLGFSFTSLPPYNEWVFGSARGKHAVTVTGRFHANDTKALISAAIDGFGIALAPEIAVKDDIAAGRLVRLLRKYEAPERPMHALFTARRPTPKLRAFIDQVVAEFGP encoded by the coding sequence ATGGACCGTCTGACCAGCATGGCTATCTTCGTGAAAGCCGCCGAAAGCGGCTCGTTCGCGGCGGCGGCTCTCGCCTTCGGCATCTCGTCGCAAATGGCTGGACGACATGTGATTGCGCTCGAAGAGCGGGTCGGCGCGCCGCTGCTCGCCCGCACAACCCGCCGTCAAAGCCTGACCGAAATCGGCCAGATCTTCTATGAACGCTGCAAGGCCCTGCTCGCGGACGCCGAGGCGGCGGAATCGGTAGCGATGGATTTCTCGGCGTCGCCGCGCGGGCGGCTACGTGTAACTGCCCCGGTCACATTTGGATCCTGTTGCCTTGCGCCGTTGATCACGCGCTATCTTCGCTCGAATCCTGAGGTCCAGGTTGATCTCACGTTGACGGACCGGTTTGTGGATCTCGTCGATGAAGGTTATGAAGTGGCGATCCGGCTCGGCCCTCTGTCGGATTCTTCGATGATCGCAAAACCGCTAATGCCGTATCGACTGCTCGCCTGTGCTTCGCCGGCCTATCTGAAGGAACGTGGCGAACCCAGAACGCCGGAGGCGCTCGCGAGGCATGAATGCCTGGGGTTTTCTTTCACGTCGCTTCCGCCGTACAACGAGTGGGTGTTCGGCAGCGCGCGCGGCAAACATGCTGTGACGGTCACCGGGCGCTTTCACGCGAACGATACGAAGGCCCTGATTTCCGCGGCGATCGACGGCTTCGGCATTGCTCTCGCACCGGAAATCGCAGTCAAGGACGACATTGCCGCGGGCCGGCTCGTGCGCCTTCTGCGCAAGTACGAGGCGCCTGAACGGCCAATGCACGCGCTGTTTACCGCCAGGCGGCCCACGCCGAAATTGCGCGCCTTCATTGACCAGGTGGTCGCGGAATTCGGGCCGTGA
- a CDS encoding LysR family transcriptional regulator has protein sequence MADRSGPNILSLSLEIDLLRSFIVVAEVRALSRAASRIGRTQSALSQQMKRLEEIVEQPLFQRTGRGVVLTNPGERLLIHAQRILRLHDEAMADLSGKGLSGTIRFGCPDDYAAVFLPHLLRQFSSQHPHALVEVVCAPTPRLLEQLEMHALDLAMISLPENATDDDIIRREPLVWVGCPGMDSAHFDPLPLAVSDPDTLDHVAACEALRRAGRAYRIAYASSSLAGLTALVRSGQAFAVITQTAVAADLHILNGDPALPPLPTIGITLKFERKRPAHLITAFAEHIRLTLPLL, from the coding sequence ATGGCAGATAGAAGTGGGCCTAATATCTTGAGTCTTTCACTCGAAATCGATTTGCTGCGTTCGTTTATCGTGGTTGCCGAAGTCCGGGCACTCAGCCGCGCGGCCAGCCGGATCGGCCGGACCCAGTCCGCGCTGAGTCAGCAGATGAAGCGCCTCGAAGAAATCGTCGAGCAGCCGCTGTTCCAGCGCACGGGTCGCGGCGTGGTGCTGACGAACCCCGGCGAACGCCTGTTGATTCACGCCCAGCGTATTCTGCGACTGCACGACGAGGCAATGGCCGATCTGTCCGGCAAAGGGCTTTCGGGGACGATCCGGTTCGGCTGCCCGGACGACTACGCCGCCGTTTTCCTCCCGCATCTGCTGCGGCAGTTCTCGAGCCAACACCCTCATGCGCTGGTGGAGGTCGTTTGCGCCCCCACTCCGCGCCTGCTTGAACAACTGGAGATGCATGCGCTGGATCTTGCGATGATTTCTCTGCCGGAGAACGCGACGGATGACGACATCATCCGTCGCGAACCGCTGGTCTGGGTCGGCTGTCCGGGAATGGATTCCGCCCACTTCGACCCGTTGCCGCTGGCGGTTTCCGATCCCGACACGCTCGACCATGTGGCGGCGTGCGAAGCGCTGCGACGCGCGGGGAGGGCCTACCGCATTGCCTATGCGAGCAGCAGTCTGGCCGGTCTGACGGCGCTGGTCCGCTCGGGGCAGGCGTTTGCCGTCATCACGCAGACTGCCGTTGCCGCGGATCTTCACATACTCAATGGCGATCCGGCGCTTCCGCCGTTGCCCACCATTGGCATTACGCTGAAGTTCGAGCGCAAGCGTCCCGCCCATCTGATCACGGCATTCGCGGAACACATCAGACTGACGCTGCCGTTGCTGTGA
- a CDS encoding quinone oxidoreductase family protein: MKAAVVTQAGRVPVYAEFDAPVATAGYVLIDVEASALSHVTRARASGSHYSSSGRFPFVAGVDGVGRREDGTRVYFFGPREPSGGLAQRTLVPEVQCFAIPDTLDSVTAAAIAIPGMSSWAALTERAKFVAGETVLVNGATGASGRLAVQIAKHLGAGKVIATGRHPQTLAGLKSVGADCVIPLDQDEPSLHRALEPHFREGVDVVLDYLWGPSAQTLLTGAARLLPDGYPMRFVQIGSIGGETLALPGAVLRASAIALLGSGIGSIPFERLLHAAGEVLRAAVPSRFEIATRAVPLSELAVHWENDGNRSRTVFTMHP, from the coding sequence ATGAAAGCGGCAGTCGTTACACAAGCGGGCCGCGTGCCGGTCTATGCCGAGTTCGATGCGCCGGTGGCCACGGCGGGTTACGTCCTGATCGACGTCGAAGCTTCGGCATTGAGCCATGTGACGCGCGCCAGGGCGTCCGGCTCGCATTATTCGTCGTCGGGACGGTTTCCTTTCGTTGCAGGTGTCGACGGCGTAGGCCGCCGCGAAGACGGTACGCGCGTCTACTTCTTCGGACCCAGAGAGCCGTCGGGCGGTCTCGCGCAGCGAACCCTCGTGCCTGAAGTGCAGTGTTTCGCGATTCCCGACACGCTTGATTCTGTCACCGCCGCAGCTATCGCAATTCCGGGCATGTCGTCGTGGGCGGCGCTCACCGAACGCGCGAAGTTCGTTGCAGGCGAGACGGTGCTGGTCAACGGCGCGACGGGAGCATCGGGACGCCTCGCGGTGCAGATCGCGAAGCATCTGGGCGCCGGCAAGGTGATCGCAACGGGGCGTCATCCGCAAACGCTCGCCGGGTTGAAATCTGTAGGCGCCGACTGCGTGATCCCGCTCGATCAGGACGAACCGTCATTGCATCGCGCACTTGAGCCGCATTTTCGTGAAGGCGTCGACGTCGTGCTCGACTACCTGTGGGGCCCGAGCGCGCAAACGCTGCTGACAGGCGCGGCCCGATTGCTTCCCGACGGTTATCCCATGCGTTTCGTGCAGATCGGCTCGATTGGCGGAGAGACGCTCGCCCTGCCTGGCGCCGTGCTGCGCGCCTCCGCGATCGCTTTGCTTGGCAGCGGTATCGGTAGCATCCCATTCGAGCGGCTTCTGCACGCGGCGGGCGAAGTTCTGCGCGCCGCAGTTCCATCGCGGTTCGAGATTGCAACGCGGGCAGTGCCATTGTCCGAGCTTGCCGTGCATTGGGAGAATGACGGAAATCGTTCACGCACCGTGTTTACCATGCATCCGTGA
- a CDS encoding TetR/AcrR family transcriptional regulator: MTSPKPAPDAARATEPKGEKGRQRVAAIMAAGVAVFTEKGYDAATMTEIAARSGTAIGSLYRFFPSKEALADALLLRYALHVKNALAEMAQQVPDMTLESVADSFVDFMLVLQSQRSFAAALVDARGGNADERARFRETMRGGVADILRKAVPGLKQAKAKVMAVVLIHMLKGVVSTASEEPAARAMLLAEVRELVRMYLASVSGREK; this comes from the coding sequence ATGACATCGCCCAAGCCTGCCCCAGACGCTGCGCGCGCTACCGAACCGAAAGGAGAGAAGGGGCGCCAGCGCGTCGCGGCGATCATGGCGGCCGGGGTCGCCGTGTTCACGGAAAAGGGTTATGACGCAGCCACGATGACCGAGATCGCGGCCCGCTCCGGCACCGCAATCGGCTCGCTCTATCGATTCTTTCCGTCGAAGGAAGCGCTCGCCGACGCGCTGTTGCTCCGCTACGCGCTGCATGTCAAAAATGCACTTGCCGAGATGGCGCAACAGGTGCCCGACATGACGCTCGAAAGCGTGGCGGACTCGTTTGTCGACTTCATGCTCGTACTTCAGTCGCAGCGAAGCTTTGCGGCCGCCCTCGTGGACGCGCGCGGCGGCAATGCCGACGAACGTGCGCGGTTTCGCGAAACCATGCGCGGCGGAGTAGCGGACATCTTGCGCAAAGCGGTTCCCGGCCTGAAGCAGGCGAAGGCGAAGGTCATGGCGGTCGTACTGATCCACATGCTCAAGGGTGTGGTCAGTACCGCCAGCGAAGAGCCCGCAGCACGAGCCATGCTCCTTGCCGAGGTCCGCGAACTCGTTCGTATGTATCTTGCGTCGGTATCGGGGCGAGAGAAGTAA
- a CDS encoding NADPH-dependent F420 reductase: protein MKMGILGAGFIGRAMATLAKQSGYEVMISNSRGPETLMSTAAAIGCRVGTAREAAAFGDVVVVAVPLRSYPALPAAELEGKIVIDTCNYYPDRDGHIDVLDQYAMTTSELMAGHLHGARLVKAFNAILAKDFETDGTPAGTPHRRALPMAGDDLAAKQVVAGILDQFGFDAVDAGSLSGSWRFERAKPVYCVRLNRAGVLEKLAEAKRDVELPHGSWRR, encoded by the coding sequence ATGAAGATGGGTATTCTCGGTGCGGGATTTATTGGCAGGGCGATGGCGACGCTGGCAAAACAGAGCGGGTACGAAGTCATGATCAGCAATTCGCGAGGGCCGGAAACGCTGATGAGCACGGCGGCGGCGATCGGTTGTCGCGTCGGAACGGCGCGGGAGGCTGCGGCATTCGGCGACGTGGTGGTGGTGGCGGTGCCGCTTCGCAGCTATCCCGCATTGCCGGCAGCGGAACTGGAAGGGAAGATAGTGATCGACACCTGCAACTACTATCCCGACCGCGATGGCCATATCGACGTGCTGGACCAGTACGCTATGACCACGAGCGAACTGATGGCGGGCCATTTGCACGGAGCGCGGCTGGTGAAGGCGTTCAATGCGATTCTCGCAAAAGATTTCGAAACCGATGGCACGCCGGCTGGAACGCCGCACAGACGTGCGTTGCCAATGGCGGGGGACGACCTGGCGGCAAAGCAGGTGGTAGCCGGCATTCTCGATCAGTTCGGCTTCGATGCTGTCGATGCCGGCTCGCTGTCCGGGAGTTGGCGCTTCGAACGGGCGAAGCCTGTCTATTGCGTTCGGCTGAACCGTGCCGGTGTTCTGGAGAAGCTGGCCGAAGCGAAGCGGGATGTGGAGTTGCCCCACGGTTCGTGGCGGCGTTGA
- a CDS encoding AraC family transcriptional regulator: MNTPLIRPELVTSPEGPFLAAAELTQRESRATASHSHARGQLMGALSGLVSVGVNRQQWVVPAIHAIWIPPHCEHSVRSHGPFSGWSVFIAEQRCAELPGEPRAIRTTSLLRAAVRRAASWDGTRLDAQRSRIAEVILDELAASQAESLGLPAPEDARLLRITDALARDLSDCRRLEQWAEWAGLSPRTLSRKFSAETGMSFAQWRAQARLLRALELVADGVSVTTIALELGYDNVSAFIDMFRRATGTTPGRYGFAEPGLMGDGNDRREK, from the coding sequence ATGAATACTCCGCTTATTCGCCCAGAGCTCGTCACGTCGCCCGAGGGGCCTTTTCTAGCCGCGGCAGAACTCACGCAACGCGAATCCCGCGCGACCGCGTCGCATAGTCACGCGCGTGGGCAGTTGATGGGCGCGTTGAGCGGGCTTGTCTCGGTCGGCGTGAACCGGCAGCAATGGGTCGTACCCGCGATTCACGCAATCTGGATTCCGCCGCACTGCGAGCATTCGGTCCGCTCGCACGGTCCGTTCTCGGGGTGGAGCGTGTTCATCGCCGAGCAAAGGTGCGCCGAACTGCCGGGCGAGCCTCGCGCGATCCGCACGACATCGCTGTTGCGCGCGGCGGTTCGCCGCGCGGCGAGCTGGGACGGCACGCGGCTCGATGCGCAGCGAAGCCGCATCGCGGAAGTCATCCTCGACGAGCTGGCGGCATCGCAGGCGGAATCATTGGGTTTGCCCGCACCTGAAGATGCGCGGCTCCTGCGCATTACGGACGCATTGGCCCGTGATCTGTCAGACTGCCGTCGTCTCGAACAATGGGCCGAGTGGGCCGGCCTTTCGCCGCGCACGCTGAGCCGGAAGTTCTCCGCGGAAACGGGGATGAGTTTCGCCCAGTGGCGCGCGCAGGCGCGACTGCTTCGCGCGCTGGAACTGGTTGCCGATGGCGTTAGCGTGACGACCATCGCGTTGGAACTGGGCTATGACAACGTCAGTGCGTTTATCGACATGTTCAGGCGGGCGACGGGAACCACGCCGGGGCGTTATGGCTTTGCGGAACCGGGATTGATGGGTGATGGCAATGATCGGCGCGAAAAGTAA